DNA from Deltaproteobacteria bacterium:
TCTGAAATTCTTGGCTCCATTTCAAGTGATTCTTTAAGAGTCACCCCCAACTTATCAGGAATCAGCTTTGATACCACATCGACTTCTGGAAAAGTCATTCCTAGCACGCGACCGACATCTTTGAGAGCGGCTCTGGTTTGTAGCTTTCCATAAGTGATGATTTGAGAAACTGAGGCTTCTCCATATTTTTGTGTGACGTATTTGATCACTTCGCCACGTCGATCTTGACAAAAATCGATATCAAAATCGGGCATGCTGATACGTTCTGGATTTAAAAATCTTTCAAATAATAAAAAATTAGGTAAAGGATCCAAATCCGTAATATTCAAAGAGTAAGCAACTAAAGACCCGGCTCCAGATCCTCTCCCCGGCCCAACAGGAATATTGTTTCCTTTCGCCCAATTAATAAAATCTTGGACGATCAAAAAGTATCCGTTAAATCCCATCCTATCGATGACACCTAATTCAAAATCCAAACGAGCTCGGTAATCAGGTTTTTTTTCTTCCAGGACCCCTTCACCACGAGCCTCCGCTTCTTGAAATCGAACCTCTAGGCCTTTGTGCGATCGATAAGAAATCTCTTCTTTAAGACTACGGCCTTCTTCTGTTGGGAACGTGGGCAAATGATAAATCGCTTTTCCTTGGGCATCTTTTAAATTAAATTGGATATTAATTTTTTCAGCAATCTTTAAAGTGTTCTCAATGGCCTCGGGAATATCGGCAAAGAGGTCTCTCATTACATGGGGAGCTTTGAAGTAAAACTCGCTGGAACCTAGCTTAGGCCGATGTTCATCATTTAAGGTGCGATTAGTTCCAATACAAACTAAAACTTCTTGGGCAATTTGATCCTCTTGATTTAAATAGTAGACATCGTTGGTCGCCACCAATGGGAGTTGAAATTCACGACTTGCAGAAACTAAAAAATCATTTAAAGATTGATGGCCATTTTGCTCCATCGTGGTGGGTAGTCCCATACGATTTATCTCTAAATAAAAATCATCTTGAAAAATTTCTTTCAGCAAGAGGATCTTTTTCTTGGCGGACTCCGCTCCTTCTTTAAGAAAGGCATCGGCCACCTCACCCCGCAAGCTTCCACTGAGGCAAATTAAATTCTCTGAATATTTTCTTAAAATCTCATAATCAATCCGAGGTTTCCAATAAAACCCTTCTTGAAACCCCACGGAGCTTAAGGCACAAAGATTTTGGTAACCATGAAAGTTTTTGGCAAGTAAAACCAAACGCCTGGGACCTAAATTGGATTCTCGTTCTTGCTTTTTTTCCAAACGATTTTCACAGATATAAGCATCCATTCCAAGAATGGGTTTCACGTTATTCTCTTTACAAGCAAAATAAAACTCAATGGCGCCAAACATATTTCCATTATCTGTAAGGGCCACCGCTGGCATTCCAAAACCAGCTGCCTTTTTAACCATAGATTTGACTCGACAAGAAGCCTCTAAAAGAGAGTACTCTGAATGCACATGGAGATGAACAAAAGGAATACTTTCAGACATTTATTCCCACTCGATAGTTGCTGGAGGTTTGCTGGTAATATCATACACCACTCGCGAAACGCCCTTCACCTTATTGGTTATTTCATTCGAGATAGCTTTTAAATCACTACTATCAAATTCATACCAATCCGCAGTCATCCCATCAATAGCGGTCACCGCTCGTAGGGCTAACACGTACTCGTAGGTACGACCATCCCCCATCACACCAACGGTCTGAATGGGAGTGAGCACACAAAAGGCTTGCCAAATTTTATCATATAAATTTTTATTTTTTAAATACTGAATAAACAGATGATCTGCTTCCCTTAAAAGGACCAAACGATCTTCCGTCACTTCGCCAATAACTCGAATACTTAATCCCGGCCCAGGAAAAGGATGCCGGGAAACAATCTCTTCGGGAGCCTTTAATTCACGACCTAAACGCCTGACCTCATCTTTAAAAAGAAGTCGCACCGGTTCGAGTAATTTAAAATTTAATTTCTCTGGAAGCCCTCCCACATTGTGATGGGACTTAATGGTCACCGAACTCCCCGTGGTCGAAACACTTTCAATCACATCAGGATACAGAGTTCCTTGAGCCAACCATTTTATTTCTATCTTTGTTTGTAATTTTATTTTTTCCACAGCTTCCTGAAATACTTCAATAAAAATACGCCCAATGGCTTTTCTTTTTAATTCTGGATCAATGAGACCTTTCAATCCTTCCAAAAAATGCTTTGAAGCATCCACCCCCACCACATTGAGTCCCACATGCTCATAGGAATTAAGAACATCTGAATACTCATTTTTTCTAAGCAATCCATTGTTCACAAAGACACAATGAACTCGGTCTTTCCCCAATATTTTAGTCAGTAGGATGGCAACGACACTGGAGTCCACCCCTCCAGAAAGACCACAAAGCACATGGTCTGCAGGGCTTACCATGGACAGAACTTGCTCGTTAAGTTCTTCCAACATATTCTGGGTTTGCCAATTTTTTTGTGCTCCACATTTTTTAATAAAGTACTCGAGAACTTTCTCGCCCTTTTCCGTATGCACCACTTCAGGATGAAACTGCACCGCAAATATTTTTTCACTTTCAATAGCAGCGGGATGGTCTTCAGTCTCTGCTAACAAAGTAAAACCTGCAGGGATCTGAGTGACCACATCCCCATGACTCATCCAAACTTTTTGATCATAATTCAAAGAGGAAGACACATCTGGATTTTCTTTGAAAATATTTTTACTCCAATGAACTGTCTTGTACCCATACTCACGAGATTTTGCCGGTTCCACCTTGCCACCCAAATCGTGACAAACTAATTGCATACCATAACAAATTCCCATTAAGGGAGCAGCTACTTGCAACTCTTTAATGGAACGATAGGGAGCTTGGTCTTCATAAACGGAGCTTGGGCCACCACTTAAAATAATGCCCGCATATTTTTTTTTCTTAATCTCATCAAGTGGGTAGGAAAAATGTCTGATCTCTGAAAAATATCCCATTTCTCTCAGACGTCGAGCAATGAGTTGAGTCACCTGAGAACCAAAATCGAGTATTAAAAATCCGTGATCTAATAGTTTTGTCATAGCTTTCTAATTTTTATCGAATTCACTATTTTAACAAGGAAAATTGCCATCATCGCGCCGCCGGACAAAAGAATATTCTTGGCAGGGGCTGTGCCTAGGACTCAAATCAAGGCCGCAGGAGTGAGACGACTGAGACTTGGCAAGGCCAAGTCGCAAGAAGTTCGATCGACGAGAACGAAGAGTTGATTCCTAGGCTTAACCCCTCTACTCTAAGCGGTAGTTGGGTGCTTCCTTGGTGATACTCACATCATGAACATGGGACTCTTTGAGACCCTGAGGGGAAATTTGCACAAATTTAGCTCGTTTTTGAAGTTCTTCAATATTCGAAGCCCCCAAATACCCCATCCCTGATTTTAAACCACCCACTAATTGATGAATGATACCAGAGGCACTCCCTTTATAGGGAACTTTTCCTTCGATACCTTCAGGAACCAACTTGTCCACATCATGGATATCCATTTGCCCATACCTATCTTTAGAGCCCTTGGACATAGCTCCTATAGATCCCATCCCGCGGTACATTTTATACGTTCGTCCTTGATATAAAATCGTTTCACCAGGGGATTCCTCGGCCCCTGCCAGCAGATTCCCAATCATCACCGTATTCGCACCCAAAGCCAAAGCCTTGGTGATATCCCCTGAATATTTAATTCCGCCATCGGCAATAATTGTTTTTCTTTTGTGCTTTGCCTGCTTGGAGCACTCCACTACGGCAGAGATTTGAGGCATCCCCACTCCGGCAACCACTCTGGTAGTACATATACTGCCAGGCCCCACTCCGACCTTTACCACATCAGCACCAGCCTCCATCAAAGCCAAAGTTCCTTCGGCAGTAACGACATTTCCAGCGATAAAAATAACATCTTTAAATTTTTTAGAAAGGTATTCCAAATTCGTAATCACATTTTTAGAGTGTCCATGGGCGGTATCAATACAAATCACATCCACATGGGCAGCACACAAGGCCTCCGCCCTGGCAATCCCTTCTTTACCGACACTGACAGCTCCCCCCACAGACAGACGGCCTCGAGAATCCTTCGTTGCTTGAGGGAAAGCCTGGGCTTTTTCAATATCTTTGATGGTAATTAATCCTTTCAGCTCGCCCTTCGCATTCACCACGGGAAGCTTTTCAATTCGGTATTTTTGCAAGATTTTTTTTGCTTGCTCAAGAGTGGTGCCTTCCACGGCGGTGATTAAATTTTCTTTGGTCATTAAATCTTCAATCAATTGATCGACATTGGTCTCGAATCGAAGGTCCCGATTGGTTAAAATTCCTACCAAGACTTTATCCACCGTTATGGGAACGCCACTGATAGAGTAGCGACTCATCATCTCTAAAGCTTTGCTCACTTTTTCCTTAGGTCCCAAGGTGATGGGATCCTGGATCATGCCACTTTCATATTTCTTAACCCGCTCGACTTCTAAACATTGTTTTTCAATGTCCATATTTTTATGGATAATTCCAAGGCCTCCCATTTGCGCCATGATTCTTGCGATACGATTTTCTGTCACTGTATCCATAGCCGAGGAAAGAATGGGTGTATTTAAATATTTATCCTTGGCAAAAAAACTCTTTGGCGTCACCTCTGTCGG
Protein-coding regions in this window:
- the guaA gene encoding glutamine-hydrolyzing GMP synthase; this encodes MTKLLDHGFLILDFGSQVTQLIARRLREMGYFSEIRHFSYPLDEIKKKKYAGIILSGGPSSVYEDQAPYRSIKELQVAAPLMGICYGMQLVCHDLGGKVEPAKSREYGYKTVHWSKNIFKENPDVSSSLNYDQKVWMSHGDVVTQIPAGFTLLAETEDHPAAIESEKIFAVQFHPEVVHTEKGEKVLEYFIKKCGAQKNWQTQNMLEELNEQVLSMVSPADHVLCGLSGGVDSSVVAILLTKILGKDRVHCVFVNNGLLRKNEYSDVLNSYEHVGLNVVGVDASKHFLEGLKGLIDPELKRKAIGRIFIEVFQEAVEKIKLQTKIEIKWLAQGTLYPDVIESVSTTGSSVTIKSHHNVGGLPEKLNFKLLEPVRLLFKDEVRRLGRELKAPEEIVSRHPFPGPGLSIRVIGEVTEDRLVLLREADHLFIQYLKNKNLYDKIWQAFCVLTPIQTVGVMGDGRTYEYVLALRAVTAIDGMTADWYEFDSSDLKAISNEITNKVKGVSRVVYDITSKPPATIEWE
- the guaB gene encoding IMP dehydrogenase, translated to MEFRNISYALTFDDILLIPQYSEIVPTEVTPKSFFAKDKYLNTPILSSAMDTVTENRIARIMAQMGGLGIIHKNMDIEKQCLEVERVKKYESGMIQDPITLGPKEKVSKALEMMSRYSISGVPITVDKVLVGILTNRDLRFETNVDQLIEDLMTKENLITAVEGTTLEQAKKILQKYRIEKLPVVNAKGELKGLITIKDIEKAQAFPQATKDSRGRLSVGGAVSVGKEGIARAEALCAAHVDVICIDTAHGHSKNVITNLEYLSKKFKDVIFIAGNVVTAEGTLALMEAGADVVKVGVGPGSICTTRVVAGVGMPQISAVVECSKQAKHKRKTIIADGGIKYSGDITKALALGANTVMIGNLLAGAEESPGETILYQGRTYKMYRGMGSIGAMSKGSKDRYGQMDIHDVDKLVPEGIEGKVPYKGSASGIIHQLVGGLKSGMGYLGASNIEELQKRAKFVQISPQGLKESHVHDVSITKEAPNYRLE